One stretch of Streptomyces sp. NBC_00443 DNA includes these proteins:
- a CDS encoding chitinase yields MRFAHALLTAVLLATTGAGLTAATASAAPAELAAPAAQGDFVVSKAEYNRMFPDHKAFYNYEALVKAMNKYPAFADKGNAKTKKREAAAFLANVHHETGGGRYIVEQNEANWPSYCDTSQPYGCPAGQSAYHGRGPIQLSWNFNYKAAGDALGIDLLHKPGLVQKNPVVAWKTGLWFWMTQSGAGTMTPHKAMVKGKGFGQTIRSINGAIECNGGNPAQVESRVKTYKKFTKILDVKPGKNLSC; encoded by the coding sequence ATGCGTTTCGCTCACGCCCTTCTGACCGCCGTGCTGCTGGCGACGACAGGGGCCGGCCTCACGGCGGCGACCGCTTCCGCCGCGCCTGCCGAACTTGCCGCGCCCGCCGCCCAGGGCGACTTCGTCGTCAGCAAGGCGGAGTACAACAGGATGTTCCCCGACCACAAGGCCTTCTACAACTATGAAGCCCTGGTCAAGGCGATGAACAAGTACCCTGCCTTCGCGGACAAGGGCAACGCCAAGACCAAGAAGCGCGAGGCGGCCGCCTTCCTCGCCAACGTCCACCACGAGACCGGCGGCGGGCGCTACATAGTCGAGCAGAACGAGGCCAACTGGCCGTCGTACTGCGACACCTCGCAGCCGTACGGCTGCCCGGCGGGGCAGTCCGCGTACCACGGTCGCGGGCCGATCCAGCTCAGCTGGAACTTCAACTACAAGGCCGCCGGTGACGCGCTCGGCATCGACCTGCTCCACAAGCCCGGGCTGGTGCAGAAGAACCCCGTCGTGGCGTGGAAGACGGGACTGTGGTTCTGGATGACCCAGTCCGGCGCGGGCACCATGACCCCGCACAAGGCCATGGTCAAGGGCAAGGGCTTCGGCCAGACGATCCGCAGCATCAACGGTGCCATCGAGTGCAATGGCGGCAACCCGGCCCAGGTGGAGAGCCGGGTGAAGACGTACAAGAAGTTCACCAAGATCCTCGACGTCAAGCCGGGCAAGAACCTCAGCTGCTGA
- a CDS encoding trypsin-like serine peptidase, producing MRRTAMLVSALSLAALGATVGPAQAGPAPADSETRATTFSDQEQDTALEFWTDARLNAAKEMAVPAAVPEAPAGTPSVTSSVDDGGPRMAVPSVVFPDAQTTASAAGETPVSTLASKPKAWKRGGLISRTAGKVFFENAAGGLFACSATVANSKNKSVVLTAGHCVVDARTGEVFRKWIFIPGYHKGERPHGTFTAKKLFHLKSYVSSQGNANWDVAFATLRKRDGRPLAKIVGGAQGIKFNAPNGRYVHSFGYGGSRAEGDGERLNHCQGKEHRDLGRPGSTMWGIDCVQTGGSSGGAFLAEFKVDNGVGVLVGNIAVGTDVSEYHPRLGDRARKLYKAASRA from the coding sequence ATGAGACGAACCGCGATGCTGGTCAGCGCCCTGAGCCTCGCCGCACTGGGTGCCACCGTCGGACCGGCGCAGGCGGGGCCCGCCCCCGCCGACAGCGAGACCCGCGCCACCACCTTCTCCGACCAGGAGCAGGACACCGCCCTGGAGTTCTGGACCGACGCCCGGCTGAACGCCGCCAAGGAGATGGCCGTGCCGGCCGCCGTCCCGGAGGCGCCGGCCGGCACGCCGTCCGTCACGTCTTCCGTCGATGACGGCGGACCGCGGATGGCCGTCCCGTCGGTGGTCTTCCCGGACGCGCAGACCACGGCGTCCGCCGCCGGCGAGACGCCGGTGTCCACGCTCGCCTCCAAGCCCAAGGCCTGGAAGCGGGGCGGGCTGATCAGCAGGACCGCGGGCAAGGTGTTCTTCGAGAACGCCGCCGGCGGCCTGTTCGCCTGCTCGGCCACCGTCGCCAACAGCAAGAACAAGTCGGTCGTCCTCACCGCCGGGCACTGCGTGGTGGACGCCCGCACCGGCGAGGTCTTCCGCAAGTGGATCTTCATCCCGGGCTACCACAAGGGCGAGCGCCCGCACGGCACCTTCACCGCGAAGAAGCTCTTCCACCTGAAGTCCTATGTGTCCAGCCAGGGCAACGCCAACTGGGACGTCGCGTTCGCCACCCTGCGCAAGCGTGACGGCCGTCCGTTGGCCAAGATCGTGGGTGGTGCGCAGGGCATCAAGTTCAATGCCCCGAACGGGCGGTACGTCCATTCCTTCGGCTACGGCGGTTCGCGCGCCGAGGGCGACGGCGAGCGGCTGAACCACTGCCAGGGCAAGGAACATCGCGACCTCGGGCGCCCCGGCTCCACCATGTGGGGCATCGACTGCGTGCAGACCGGCGGATCCAGCGGCGGTGCCTTCCTCGCCGAGTTCAAGGTCGACAACGGTGTCGGTGTTCTGGTCGGCAACATCGCCGTCGGCACGGACGTCAGCGAGTACCACCCGCGTCTCGGCGACCGCGCCCGCAAGCTCTACAAGGCCGCGAGCAGGGCCTGA
- a CDS encoding sulfatase family protein: MNSPAVTAQPVAAAAEKPNIVFVLTDDMSSNLLPYMPEVQKLRSQGTTFSDFVVSNSLCCPSRASIFTGRYPHNTGVLSNDGPNGGFGAFRSSGEERDTFATALQAKGYRTAMMGKYLNGYGPTDSVGGQKPYVPPGWNQWDVVGGGYQGYDYKLAHNHRIESYGHRPKDYLTDVLSKKGTAFVRKSAAANKPFLLEIALFTPHGPSTPAPRHENAFPGLNAPRSPAFDTLPTNAPSWLARQDRLTQREKSTIDRKFRKRAQALQSVDGMIGNLRNALTSAGVADNTYIVFGSDNGFHLGEYRLKAGKQTAFDTDVRVPLVIAGPGVAAGRTSNAQVSNIDLAPTFQRIGGAPVSSRVDGHSLLPLLDGGSDANWRTTNLIEHRHADKSPGDPDNDGGESISPPNYHVLRTDSYTYVEYGSGAREYYDLRTDPYQLHNTVGQLGGARLEKLHDALTRLKNCRGDGCWSAGKS, encoded by the coding sequence ATGAACAGTCCCGCCGTCACCGCGCAGCCGGTCGCGGCCGCGGCGGAAAAGCCGAACATTGTCTTCGTCCTCACCGACGACATGTCCTCGAACCTCCTGCCGTACATGCCGGAGGTCCAGAAACTCCGGTCGCAGGGAACGACGTTCAGCGACTTCGTGGTCAGCAACTCACTCTGCTGCCCGTCCCGGGCGTCCATCTTCACCGGCCGGTACCCGCACAACACGGGAGTCCTCAGCAACGACGGGCCGAACGGCGGGTTCGGCGCCTTCCGCAGCAGCGGGGAGGAGCGGGACACCTTCGCCACGGCCCTTCAGGCCAAGGGCTACCGCACCGCCATGATGGGCAAGTACCTCAACGGCTACGGTCCCACCGACAGCGTCGGGGGCCAGAAGCCGTACGTACCGCCGGGCTGGAACCAGTGGGACGTCGTCGGCGGCGGCTACCAGGGCTACGACTACAAGCTCGCCCACAACCACAGGATCGAGTCGTACGGCCACAGGCCCAAGGACTACCTGACCGACGTGCTGAGCAAGAAGGGCACGGCGTTCGTCAGGAAGTCCGCGGCGGCGAACAAGCCGTTCCTGCTGGAGATCGCGCTCTTCACGCCACACGGCCCCTCCACGCCGGCGCCCCGGCACGAGAACGCCTTCCCCGGCCTCAATGCCCCGCGCAGCCCCGCGTTCGACACACTGCCGACCAACGCCCCGTCGTGGCTGGCCCGGCAGGACCGGCTGACCCAGCGTGAGAAGAGCACGATCGACCGGAAGTTCCGCAAGCGCGCCCAGGCGCTCCAGTCGGTCGACGGGATGATCGGGAATCTGCGCAACGCCCTGACCAGCGCCGGCGTCGCCGACAACACGTACATCGTGTTCGGCTCCGACAACGGCTTCCACCTGGGCGAGTACCGCCTCAAGGCGGGTAAGCAGACCGCCTTCGACACCGACGTCCGGGTACCGCTGGTGATCGCCGGACCCGGTGTCGCGGCAGGCAGGACGAGCAACGCCCAGGTGTCGAACATCGACCTCGCGCCCACCTTCCAGCGGATCGGCGGCGCCCCGGTGTCGTCCCGGGTGGACGGGCACAGCCTGCTCCCGCTTCTGGACGGTGGCTCCGACGCCAACTGGCGCACGACCAACCTGATCGAACACCGCCACGCCGACAAGTCGCCGGGCGACCCCGACAACGACGGCGGGGAGAGCATCAGCCCGCCGAACTACCACGTCCTGCGCACCGACTCCTACACCTACGTCGAGTACGGCAGCGGAGCGAGGGAGTACTACGACCTCCGCACCGACCCCTACCAGCTGCACAACACCGTGGGGCAGCTCGGCGGGGCCCGTCTGGAGAAGCTGCACGACGCCTTGACGCGACTCAAGAACTGCCGTGGCGACGGCTGTTGGAGCGCCGGGAAGTCGTAG
- a CDS encoding sensor histidine kinase, with the protein MKLSTRLAFTVGGGVPVLIVACGWLLLSLITDDLRQQQDAQLQARATVVAKNTKNYLDAAGTGQPVVEEVRRQRLIKSTSGMGVWVAGPTGTLRAGPQVPPAQLPYGAPKPLKVTVEGRDWLVLSLPVAIDRKRDRPNLWLFSPDTVEEELALVRQRVYAGAALALPLAGAVAWAIADQAVLPLRRLQRRTSGLDPRTSSARLEHRPTRIAEVDDLALTLQTVLSRYDEQVSRTAEALATARSFAAAASHELRSPLTSIRANLDVLAGPFELDREERAEVLAELVAEQERLVGLLTMLRTLAQGDLVEAEAFAPLDLGELVHSCVDGLRRAHPGTEVSVRAASGLIVHGWAEGLRSAVDNLLTNARVHGRVGARAASVAVTLRQSGRPGERIAVLTVDDDGPGVPPERREKIFERFWRGPDSPGSGLGLTLVAQQVTLHQGQVSMSDRPDVLGGTRCEVRLPLTGVREFEHTLPLLRRDWLSGTAEASGINAARG; encoded by the coding sequence GTGAAACTCTCCACCCGGCTCGCCTTCACCGTAGGCGGCGGCGTACCCGTGTTGATCGTGGCCTGCGGGTGGCTGCTGCTGAGCCTGATAACCGACGACCTCCGCCAGCAGCAGGACGCCCAACTACAGGCTCGTGCCACCGTCGTGGCCAAGAACACCAAGAACTACCTGGACGCGGCCGGGACCGGCCAGCCGGTCGTCGAGGAGGTCCGCCGGCAGCGGCTCATCAAGTCCACCAGCGGCATGGGCGTATGGGTCGCCGGGCCCACCGGCACGCTGCGAGCCGGTCCCCAAGTCCCGCCCGCACAGCTGCCGTACGGCGCCCCGAAGCCGCTGAAGGTGACCGTCGAAGGCCGGGACTGGCTGGTGCTGTCGCTGCCCGTCGCGATCGACCGGAAACGGGACCGGCCCAACCTGTGGCTGTTCTCACCGGACACCGTCGAGGAGGAGCTGGCGTTGGTGCGCCAGCGTGTGTACGCCGGGGCCGCGCTGGCCCTGCCACTGGCGGGAGCGGTCGCCTGGGCCATCGCCGACCAGGCGGTGTTGCCGCTGCGCCGGCTGCAACGGCGTACCAGCGGACTCGACCCGCGCACCAGCTCCGCGCGGCTGGAGCACCGCCCCACCCGCATCGCCGAGGTCGACGACCTCGCGCTCACCTTGCAGACAGTGCTCAGCCGCTACGACGAGCAGGTGTCACGTACCGCGGAGGCGTTGGCCACGGCCAGGTCGTTCGCGGCGGCGGCCTCCCACGAGCTGCGTTCGCCACTCACGAGCATCCGCGCCAACCTGGACGTCCTGGCTGGCCCGTTCGAGCTCGACCGGGAGGAACGGGCGGAGGTGCTGGCCGAGTTGGTGGCCGAGCAGGAGAGGCTGGTCGGCCTGCTCACGATGCTGCGGACTCTGGCGCAGGGCGATCTGGTCGAGGCGGAGGCCTTCGCGCCGCTGGACCTGGGGGAGTTGGTGCACTCCTGCGTCGACGGGCTGCGCCGCGCCCACCCCGGGACCGAGGTGTCCGTGCGGGCGGCGTCGGGCCTGATCGTGCACGGCTGGGCGGAGGGGCTGCGCTCGGCGGTGGACAACCTGCTGACCAACGCCCGGGTGCACGGCAGGGTCGGCGCACGTGCCGCCAGCGTCGCGGTGACCCTGAGGCAGTCCGGCCGGCCGGGCGAGCGGATCGCGGTACTCACCGTGGACGATGACGGCCCCGGGGTCCCGCCCGAGCGCCGGGAGAAGATCTTCGAACGGTTCTGGCGCGGTCCGGACAGCCCGGGCTCCGGGCTGGGCCTCACCCTCGTCGCCCAGCAGGTCACCCTGCACCAGGGGCAGGTCTCGATGTCGGACCGCCCGGACGTGCTGGGCGGCACACGCTGCGAGGTACGGCTGCCGCTGACCGGCGTGCGGGAGTTCGAGCACACACTGCCGTTGCTTCGCCGCGACTGGCTGAGCGGCACGGCTGAGGCGTCCGGCATCAATGCCGCCCGAGGCTGA
- a CDS encoding AraC family transcriptional regulator — translation MDGTTAVAHTMWRALHVRKRTLGKGVHTLPVPPSAGIGLSVHVSGILAVHGGRGDTRETILLPEDVCVTPAEPNRPLVVSPRGNRPAVIASLAIPEAMVRRLGGEEFRMGERQSPHPCPAVTSDPVLAEMVKAVVTASEIGADDVYADSAARFILAHLRIPRSRAVAPKEPAGGLTQRQLETITSYMRANFARPITLDDLAALVSFSRFHFLRCFKNATGATPYRYLTELRIAWARTHLENGTETIAAIGQRCGFSGSEHFSRSFRRVMGCTPSQYRTMRPELPAASSSSLGSWRSPGPIITPL, via the coding sequence TTGGACGGAACCACCGCGGTGGCCCACACGATGTGGCGTGCGCTGCACGTGCGGAAGCGGACGCTGGGCAAGGGCGTGCACACGCTTCCGGTACCGCCGTCTGCGGGAATCGGGCTGAGTGTGCACGTGAGCGGTATTCTCGCCGTCCACGGGGGCCGCGGGGACACGCGGGAGACGATCCTGCTGCCGGAGGACGTCTGCGTCACACCAGCGGAACCGAACCGGCCGCTGGTCGTGTCGCCGAGAGGGAACAGGCCCGCCGTGATCGCGTCCCTCGCCATTCCCGAGGCCATGGTGCGCCGGCTCGGCGGAGAGGAATTCCGGATGGGGGAGCGCCAGTCCCCGCACCCCTGTCCGGCTGTCACCTCCGACCCGGTGCTCGCAGAAATGGTGAAGGCGGTGGTGACCGCCAGCGAAATCGGTGCCGACGACGTGTACGCGGACTCGGCGGCGCGTTTCATCCTCGCCCACCTTCGCATTCCGCGGTCGCGCGCCGTCGCCCCGAAGGAGCCGGCGGGCGGTCTCACACAGCGGCAACTGGAGACCATCACCTCGTACATGCGGGCCAACTTCGCGCGGCCCATCACCCTGGACGATCTCGCCGCCCTGGTCTCCTTCAGCCGCTTTCACTTCCTGCGCTGCTTCAAGAACGCCACGGGCGCAACGCCCTACCGGTATCTCACCGAGCTGAGGATCGCCTGGGCGCGAACGCACCTGGAGAACGGCACCGAGACCATCGCGGCCATAGGCCAGCGCTGCGGCTTCTCGGGCTCCGAGCACTTCTCCCGGAGCTTCCGCCGGGTCATGGGCTGCACACCGTCGCAGTACCGCACGATGCGGCCCGAGTTGCCCGCAGCCTCGTCCTCGTCCCTTGGGAGCTGGCGGAGTCCGGGGCCCATCATTACCCCGCTGTGA
- a CDS encoding response regulator transcription factor — protein MAGRAGRVLVADDDVSTRRSLERGLRLGGFEVALAGDGRSAMELMDRLRPDIVVLDVCMPEMSGIDVCRTLRENGDDVPVLMLSGLDEVADRIAGLRAGGDDYLVKPFALQELTLRLHALLRRRPPAANDRVQVGGLVVEPSARQAWLDGQPLHLTPREFHLLEMLARNAGLVLTRGQLLEHVWGYDARVRTDAVDTFVSYLRRKTEADGRPRILHTVRGVGFVLRVNNGPA, from the coding sequence ATGGCCGGCAGGGCCGGACGAGTTCTCGTGGCCGACGACGACGTGAGCACGCGGCGCTCGCTGGAACGCGGACTCCGGCTCGGGGGATTCGAGGTGGCGCTGGCCGGTGACGGTCGTTCCGCGATGGAGCTGATGGACAGACTCCGTCCGGACATCGTGGTCCTCGATGTCTGCATGCCCGAGATGAGCGGCATCGACGTGTGCCGGACACTGCGTGAGAACGGGGACGACGTGCCCGTCCTCATGCTCTCCGGGCTGGACGAAGTGGCCGACAGGATCGCCGGGTTGCGGGCCGGCGGCGACGACTACCTGGTCAAGCCCTTCGCGCTCCAGGAACTGACGCTGCGCCTGCACGCCCTCCTGCGCCGCCGCCCTCCCGCCGCGAACGACCGGGTCCAGGTCGGCGGCCTGGTCGTGGAACCGTCCGCCCGCCAGGCATGGCTGGACGGGCAGCCCCTGCACCTGACGCCCCGTGAGTTCCACCTCCTGGAGATGCTGGCCCGGAACGCGGGCCTCGTCCTGACCCGCGGTCAGCTCCTCGAACACGTCTGGGGCTACGACGCCCGCGTCCGTACCGACGCCGTGGACACGTTCGTCAGCTATCTGAGGCGCAAGACAGAGGCAGACGGGCGGCCCCGCATCCTGCACACCGTGCGCGGTGTCGGATTCGTGCTCCGCGTGAACAACGGCCCGGCCTGA
- a CDS encoding ROK family transcriptional regulator, with protein MLRLLREFGPLTRSELGQLSGLSRTTLYEVVSRLVDSGQVIAAVPDSTPRRRGRPAEKLVLNSEAGRVLGIDFGRRTVRVVAVAGDRDDLRRDHLERHGLERHGPKRRVQEHDVIGTARERHSPTAPWPDRIAIARRLAGTLTGGRLRLDALNGVGVAVTRPATDSPAALDQRAMAVMMGRSFGTRVRFDNSARLAALAETVWGAAQGQRDVLYLELSDPVGGALVSGGVLHRGAHGRSGEFGHISAEPGGAPCPCGGQGCLQTFASTTAMLDAYRPGAELPDLVAALGSGDPAAHAVLQRAGTHVGRVLAGLVNALEPGIVVVGGELVTAGPTLMESVRRELLANVVRCGSRPSLLVRPAELGDHAAALGAASLLRQPGRAPSHSVGKGLGAADRMSGGLRAN; from the coding sequence ATGCTGCGCTTGCTCCGCGAGTTCGGCCCGCTGACACGGAGCGAGCTGGGGCAGCTGTCCGGGCTGTCGCGCACGACGCTGTACGAGGTGGTCAGCAGGCTCGTGGACAGTGGCCAGGTGATCGCCGCGGTGCCGGACAGCACTCCACGCAGGCGCGGGCGCCCGGCGGAGAAGCTGGTTCTGAACTCCGAGGCGGGCCGGGTGCTCGGCATCGACTTCGGGCGGCGGACCGTACGCGTGGTGGCGGTGGCAGGGGACCGCGACGACTTGCGGCGCGACCACTTGGAGCGCCACGGCCTGGAGCGCCACGGCCCGAAGCGCCGCGTCCAGGAGCACGACGTCATCGGTACGGCGCGTGAAAGGCATTCCCCCACGGCCCCGTGGCCGGACCGCATCGCCATCGCGCGCAGGCTCGCCGGCACCCTGACCGGTGGACGGCTGCGACTCGACGCCCTGAACGGTGTGGGAGTCGCAGTGACGCGCCCGGCAACCGACTCGCCGGCCGCGCTCGACCAGCGGGCCATGGCGGTGATGATGGGCCGCAGTTTCGGCACACGGGTGCGGTTCGACAACTCCGCGCGGCTCGCGGCCCTGGCCGAGACGGTCTGGGGCGCGGCCCAGGGACAGCGAGACGTGCTCTACCTGGAACTCTCGGACCCGGTCGGTGGGGCGCTGGTGAGCGGTGGCGTGCTGCACCGTGGCGCGCACGGCCGGTCGGGGGAGTTCGGGCACATCAGCGCGGAGCCCGGAGGCGCGCCATGCCCCTGCGGCGGCCAGGGCTGTCTGCAGACCTTCGCCTCGACCACGGCCATGCTGGACGCGTACCGACCCGGGGCGGAATTACCGGACTTGGTGGCCGCCTTGGGTTCCGGAGATCCGGCCGCCCACGCTGTGCTGCAGCGGGCCGGCACACACGTGGGAAGGGTGCTCGCCGGTCTGGTCAACGCACTCGAACCCGGCATCGTCGTCGTGGGCGGTGAACTCGTCACCGCAGGCCCGACCCTGATGGAGTCGGTGCGGCGTGAACTGCTGGCGAACGTCGTGCGGTGCGGCTCGCGGCCCTCGCTGCTCGTCCGGCCCGCGGAGTTGGGCGACCACGCCGCCGCCCTCGGAGCCGCGTCACTCCTGCGGCAGCCCGGCAGGGCTCCTTCGCATTCCGTCGGAAAGGGGCTTGGCGCGGCGGACAGGATGTCGGGCGGCCTGCGCGCGAATTAA
- a CDS encoding CAP domain-containing protein, with the protein MHISRYLATVLTVTAATTALSAVSTASASAAPSAESLRAGVLELTNAERVKAGCPKLKKSPALAKAAQRHSADMARHNFVGHDGSNGSTMVTRARAAGYTGFSSLAENVAAGQKSAAAVVKGWMRSPGHRANILNCSLKHLGVGYVKKSNTAHGTYWTQDFGAKF; encoded by the coding sequence ATGCACATATCCAGGTACCTCGCCACGGTACTGACGGTCACCGCGGCCACCACCGCGTTGTCGGCCGTATCCACCGCGTCGGCATCGGCGGCACCCTCCGCCGAATCGCTGCGAGCCGGCGTGTTAGAACTGACGAACGCCGAACGGGTCAAAGCCGGTTGCCCCAAGCTGAAGAAGAGCCCCGCGCTCGCCAAGGCCGCCCAGCGGCACTCCGCCGACATGGCCAGGCACAACTTCGTCGGCCACGACGGCTCCAACGGCAGCACGATGGTGACCAGGGCCAGGGCGGCAGGCTACACCGGCTTCAGCTCGCTCGCGGAGAACGTCGCCGCGGGCCAGAAGAGCGCCGCCGCGGTCGTGAAGGGCTGGATGCGGTCCCCGGGGCACCGGGCCAACATTCTCAACTGCTCGCTCAAGCATCTGGGCGTCGGCTACGTGAAGAAGTCAAATACCGCTCACGGGACTTACTGGACGCAGGACTTCGGCGCCAAGTTCTGA
- a CDS encoding glycoside hydrolase family protein, which yields MRKLRLLVVLLAVLTMLTSTGSNQADASASAAAAKKKGISAWKFNGVTGAMADAKVGWFYTWASDKQKIKPPPGVEFVPMIWGRDFVTDAHLERAEAQGRNLLGFNEPDRADQAKMSVQEALDLWPRLQSTGMRLGAPAVATGGDLAGGWLDRFMKGAAARGYRVDFIPLHWYGSDFNARAATGHLKNYLRAVHQRYKKPIWLTEYALIDFSTGTPRYPTKARQAAFVKMSNAMLEELPYVKRYAWFTLSTQRGHGTGLYNGAKANRVGTAYRAAR from the coding sequence ATGCGAAAGCTGCGCTTACTGGTGGTGCTGCTGGCCGTCCTGACCATGCTCACCTCCACCGGGAGCAACCAGGCCGATGCGAGCGCATCCGCCGCCGCGGCAAAGAAGAAGGGCATCAGCGCCTGGAAGTTCAACGGGGTGACCGGGGCGATGGCCGACGCGAAGGTCGGCTGGTTCTACACCTGGGCCTCTGACAAGCAGAAGATCAAGCCCCCGCCCGGCGTCGAGTTCGTGCCCATGATCTGGGGTCGCGACTTCGTGACCGACGCTCATCTCGAACGGGCCGAGGCACAAGGCAGGAACCTGCTCGGATTCAACGAACCCGACCGGGCGGACCAGGCGAAGATGTCCGTGCAGGAGGCGCTCGACCTGTGGCCCCGGCTGCAGTCGACCGGAATGCGCCTTGGAGCACCCGCGGTGGCCACCGGCGGTGACCTGGCCGGTGGCTGGCTCGACCGCTTCATGAAAGGCGCCGCCGCCCGCGGCTACCGGGTCGACTTCATTCCCCTGCATTGGTACGGCTCGGACTTCAACGCCCGAGCCGCGACCGGTCACTTGAAGAACTACCTCCGTGCCGTGCACCAGCGCTACAAGAAGCCCATCTGGCTGACGGAATACGCGTTGATCGACTTCTCGACCGGTACTCCGAGGTATCCGACCAAGGCGCGGCAGGCCGCATTCGTGAAGATGTCGAACGCCATGCTGGAAGAACTGCCGTACGTCAAGCGGTATGCGTGGTTCACGCTGTCCACGCAGCGCGGCCATGGCACCGGCCTCTACAACGGCGCGAAGGCCAACCGCGTGGGCACCGCCTACCGCGCCGCGCGGTAA
- a CDS encoding LLM class F420-dependent oxidoreductase, which produces MSRPVGPCPFRFGVNLMTAAPADEWRAKCRRAEELGYDVILVPDHLGMPAPFPALVAAAEATERPRLGTFVLNAGFWNPALLAREVATTDALTGGRLDLGLGAGYVQAEHDTAGLPFGTPRERVDHLRRTVEELGRLLGDESYQPQPTQKPRVPLLVGGNGDRVLRLTAEHADIAAFGGAYPDPKSSTGRLLPVTAEQLDERVSRYRKFAARRPEPAELNLLLQMVTVTGDREAVIQPLLDRVPELTLEQALALPIVMTGTLDQITAQVLAQRERYGFSYLTVLEPYMEAFAPVMTRLRDK; this is translated from the coding sequence ATGTCGCGACCGGTGGGCCCATGTCCGTTCCGCTTCGGCGTCAACCTGATGACCGCCGCCCCTGCCGACGAGTGGCGCGCCAAGTGCCGCCGGGCCGAGGAACTCGGCTACGACGTGATCCTGGTCCCGGACCATCTGGGCATGCCCGCGCCGTTCCCGGCCCTGGTCGCCGCGGCCGAGGCGACCGAGCGGCCGCGCCTGGGCACGTTCGTGCTCAACGCGGGGTTCTGGAACCCGGCCCTGCTCGCCCGGGAGGTGGCCACGACCGACGCGCTGACCGGCGGTCGGCTGGACCTGGGGCTGGGCGCGGGTTACGTGCAGGCGGAGCACGATACGGCGGGTCTGCCGTTCGGCACTCCTCGCGAGCGCGTGGACCATCTGCGGCGCACGGTGGAGGAGCTCGGGCGGCTGCTCGGGGACGAGTCGTACCAGCCGCAGCCGACGCAGAAGCCGCGGGTGCCGCTGCTGGTCGGCGGCAATGGAGACCGCGTGCTGCGCCTGACCGCCGAGCACGCCGACATCGCGGCGTTCGGGGGCGCGTACCCGGACCCGAAGAGCTCGACCGGGCGGCTGCTCCCCGTCACGGCCGAGCAGCTCGACGAACGGGTGTCCCGCTACCGGAAGTTCGCTGCGCGCCGGCCGGAACCCGCCGAGCTGAACCTGCTCCTCCAGATGGTGACCGTCACGGGAGACCGCGAGGCCGTGATCCAGCCGCTCCTGGACCGGGTGCCGGAGCTGACCCTGGAGCAGGCCCTGGCGCTGCCCATCGTCATGACCGGCACCCTGGACCAGATCACCGCGCAGGTGCTGGCCCAGCGCGAGCGGTACGGGTTCTCGTATCTGACGGTCCTGGAACCGTACATGGAGGCATTCGCCCCGGTGATGACGCGACTGCGCGACAAGTAG